The genomic interval TTCTTATTAAGTATACTTTCTAAGATAGAATTAGATGTAATAATAGCAGCAAATCTATTTCCGAAATTATCATGTAAATCTTTTGATATTTCATTTTGAATAGCATTAATTTTTTCTTCTAGATTTTTCTTATCTAGAAAACTCTTTTCTAACTCATGATTTTTAACCTTTAACCTATTATCCATCAGGACTTTGTCTCTTTTGTTTTTTTCCCTTTTAATAAAGATGATAATACTAACAATAACAATCAATATTAAAAAAATATTGATGATTTTATATTTAGTTGCCTTTTCATTTTCAATTATCAATTGAGAATTAGATCGCTCTAAGGCAACTTCATTATCAATACTTTTTAATAAAAATTCATTAGAGTGTTTCTTTTTATTTCTTAAGTAATTATTTAAAATTAAAGACTGATTATTAAATAAGTTTAGATAATAATTTAAAGAATCTTTATTATCATATTTCAAAAAATATTTTGTTTTATATAAGTATAAATTCACTTTATGCATCCATAAATACTCATCATTCCATAAAACACTTTCTAGCTTTTGACTCAGTAAAAAATCTAAGTTATTATTAGCATTATTATTTTTTTTATCATTCTCAAAAAGAGCATATGTATTAAACAATAAATAAATAGCTATAAACCTATTTTTTAAAGATTTAATTGTTTCTATTTCATCAAGGTTTTTAAAAAACTCTTCATTATTTAAGAAATCTAAAGCTTCTTCTGATGTTCTTAATAATTCGTCATAGTTTTTTCTTACAAATAAGGATCTCAGTTTAGTTTGGTAATAATAATATATACCTGATGATTTATTTTTTAAACACTCTTTTTTCACTAGAATAGCTAAGCTATCTAGTTTAACGTACTGCTTACTATCAAGAAATAGATTTAACATATTACTTTCAGCAATAAGTTTTCTTCTATTTTTAAGTTGATGTTTTTTTATACTATCAGAAATTGCTATTGACTTATTAAAATATAAGGCTGCTTTATCATAGGCAGATATTTGAGCGTAAACTAAACCAATACAATTATTATTTTCGGACTCAATCTCAAAATATTTTTTTTTGTGTAGTTTTTTTTCATTTTTCAATAAAAGATTAATTGCTTTTTTAAAATCGTCTTTATCAAGATAATATTTAAATACTTTATCTATGTTGCTTTTGATTATTTTTTTTTCGTTTACTATTTCTTGAGAAGAAACTTCATAAAAACTCAAGAGTACAAGAAAAAAAGTTAAATTTTTAACTCTGAATATCATTTAAGTTTTCTCAAAATTTTTAATGCTTCAATCTTAGAGTTTACATTCAGTTTTAAATAGATCTTTTGAATGTGGTAATTAACGGTGCTAGCAGATATAAATAGTTTTTCTGCTATACTCGAATACGTGTTTCCGTTAAGTAATAAAGAAGCAATTTCATTTTCTCTTTCAGAAAACATTTTAATTTTATTAAATCGTAATTCTTCTACTAATTTAAGAGTTACATTTTCGCTTAAAGGAATCCCTCCTTTTTCTAATAAATTTAATGTTTTTAATAATTCTTCTTCACTAATGGGTTTAATAAGGTAACCATCTGCATGATTTTTTATTGAGTCTATTACTATTGAACTTTCTTCATGAATACTAATTAAAATCATTTTAATATCTGAATTAATTTTCTTCACCCTTTTTAATCCTTCTATTCCACTGAGTCCAGGTAGATTTACATCACTAATTATAATATCTACATTATTAGTATCAATAAAAATTAATAAATCTTCAATATTTGAAAACGCTTTAACAAGATGGTAATCAGTGTAATTAGAGAAAAAATATTTATACGATTCTAAGAGGACTTTATCGTCTTCTACAATAACAACTTTTTGCAATCCATTCATACTAAAACAAATTAAAAATTTGCTATATATAAGAAGTTTTACATACTGTAAAATGTATAGCAAATATTATTAAACCAAAATGTTTTTTGTAATTAATCTGGGATAGCCGAAAAAAAGTAATACAACTCTATAAACAAAAGTACAGAAAATATTTATAAGAAAGTTAATCATTACCTTGAGATAATTAAGTAGACTGAAGACCTAAGTTTTTTCTATCTTTGAAACATTCAAAAAAAATCTTCCAAATTTTGATTATCACAAACAAAAAACTCTTTTCTAAAGAAATCCTAAAAGCACTTTTAAAATTAATTGTTGCTGGGGTATTAATTGGTGTTTTAAAAAAACATGATGTAATAATAGCAGGAATTTTAGGGTTAAAATTACTATATAATATCAATAAAGAAATTATTCAACCAAAAACAAATAAAAACTGGTTACTAATAATAGGAATGTTATTAACAGGTTTTGGAGGTATTATTGGTGAATATTGGGGTGTTTCTAACGGTTATTGGGAATATCATGAAGTAGGTAGAGAATTACCTTTATGGTTGCCTTTTGCTTGGATGTTGGCTTTTTACTTTTTATATAAGCTTGAAGCTAATTTAATACCAACTTTAAAAAATCAGTCTTCTAAAAATAAAATAATTCTAGCTATTATTTTAGCGTTAATTTTACCTGCTTTCGGAGAAGTAATTACAATTTATTTAGGTGTTTGGACGTATTTCTGGCCGTATCAAATTTTAGGCGTTCCGCTATATGCATTTATTTGTTTAGTCTTTGTGCATATGTTAGTTTATGTGATTTTAAATTTTATCTGTAAAAAATATAAAATCAAGGATATTGTTTATAATTAAAATCGCCAACAAACAATTCTAGTTACTTTATTGCCTTGAGACATTGGAATCACTTTAAATTCAGAGACATTTAATTTTTTTGATGATTTTTTTAAACTCTCTACATTTTCTTTTTTCGAAACCAAACTTGTAAACCAAGTACTTGTTTTTGGAAATTGCGAACTTTCGTATAAATAAGTATGCAAAAATGCTTTTTCACCACCAACATACCAAAGTTCATTATTATTTCCAGAGAAATTTCTAACAGCGTTATTACCTAAATTTCTTGATTTTCTTTTATTTGCACCTCTTGCTTCTTCTGCAGATTTGTAAAATGGAGGATTACACATAGTAACTGTAAAAGAATCATTCTCTTCAATAATTCCTTTTAAAATATTCATTTCATCAAACTGTTGGCGTAATTCGATTTTATGATCAAAATTATTATCATCTATAATATCTTGTGCAGTATCTAATGAATCTAAATCAATATCAGTTGCTACAAAACTCCAATCATATTCAGTTACTCCTAATAGCGGATATATACAAGTTGCACCAGTTCCAATATCTAAAACTTTGATATCATTTTTATCAACTATTAAATCATTTAAATAATGAATATAATCTAAACGCCCGGGAATTGGCGGGCATAAATTTTCATCAGGGAAATCCCAAATAGATATTTTATCATAAGAAAACAATAAAGCTTTATTTAATTCTTTTACTGCTTTAGTATTTGAAAAGTCAATACTTAAATTTCCAAATTTATTTTCTAATACAAATTCTTTTAAAGAAGGATTATTAATAATTAATTCATTAAAGTTATACCCTTTATTAAATTTATTTTTTGGATGTAATTTTTTTTCTGTCATTTTTTTAAAAGCATACAAATAAAAGGCAAAATTTAACAAGAACTATTAAAAAACCTTACTATTTTGATTGAAAAAAGGCTACTACATTTATACTACAGAGCCAAAAACAGTTAAAATAAATACTATTTTTACTGTAAGTTCAGGAAATTAAATAAAATCCCCTAAAATTATTAAGTCCCCCAATTACTGTCCATAAAAGCCGTTTCAATCTCATAGATTAAACGGTTTTTTTATTTGATATAAATATAAATCTGATTAAAACTACAAAACAATTATTGAAAATTCTAAAGCTAAAGGTTCTAATTTATTTTTTAAATGATGAATAAAATCATTTCCAAATTCTAAATAATATTCAGAAAAATTACTTTGACGTTCTTCTAAACTTTGATTAGGAAACAGCTGGTTTTGCAATTCAGTTATATTAGAAACTAGTTCTTTTTGTTTTCTTTTTTCAGCTTTTAATAAACGTTTTTCTAGATTCTCTAATCCTTTTACTTGTTTTCTTTCTTGCGCATTTACGGCTCCGACAAAAGAAACATCAGTTTGTTTTGCAATTTCTTTTAATGCTGAAAATTGATTTTTCAAGAACTCTTTCTGTTTGGAAAAATCAACAGAAACCTCTGAATTTTCAGTTACTTTTTTCTTTAGTAAATCTTGTTGTTTTATAAAGATTTCTTCTAAAGAAATATTAAGTTTCTCTAACTTTTTAAACTGCTTTTCAGTAATAACTTGAACAGAATTTCGTAATAACAAAATAGGAAAAGGAACATTAACTTTTTCAAAATATGCTTTTAACTGCAACCAGTAAGCAATTTCTCCGCCTCCACCAA from Lutibacter sp. Hel_I_33_5 carries:
- a CDS encoding sensor histidine kinase, which gives rise to MKNEKKLHKKKYFEIESENNNCIGLVYAQISAYDKAALYFNKSIAISDSIKKHQLKNRRKLIAESNMLNLFLDSKQYVKLDSLAILVKKECLKNKSSGIYYYYQTKLRSLFVRKNYDELLRTSEEALDFLNNEEFFKNLDEIETIKSLKNRFIAIYLLFNTYALFENDKKNNNANNNLDFLLSQKLESVLWNDEYLWMHKVNLYLYKTKYFLKYDNKDSLNYYLNLFNNQSLILNNYLRNKKKHSNEFLLKSIDNEVALERSNSQLIIENEKATKYKIINIFLILIVIVSIIIFIKREKNKRDKVLMDNRLKVKNHELEKSFLDKKNLEEKINAIQNEISKDLHDNFGNRFAAIITSNSILESILNKNTFNALEFNKFSEFLKNNIYQLMIDVKDLIWASNSENNSIFRIAQRIENIAIEFSKLKDLNIEFNYLILNDKSTPNYWNKQFILIVKEALNNIIKHAGATKVEMKLEYLKTSNKLSLYIKDNGIGFKVNEVKRSSGLSNMKSRAKTLDLDLIIESNINEGTLINIKGGIV
- the rlmF gene encoding 23S rRNA (adenine(1618)-N(6))-methyltransferase RlmF, which gives rise to MTEKKLHPKNKFNKGYNFNELIINNPSLKEFVLENKFGNLSIDFSNTKAVKELNKALLFSYDKISIWDFPDENLCPPIPGRLDYIHYLNDLIVDKNDIKVLDIGTGATCIYPLLGVTEYDWSFVATDIDLDSLDTAQDIIDDNNFDHKIELRQQFDEMNILKGIIEENDSFTVTMCNPPFYKSAEEARGANKRKSRNLGNNAVRNFSGNNNELWYVGGEKAFLHTYLYESSQFPKTSTWFTSLVSKKENVESLKKSSKKLNVSEFKVIPMSQGNKVTRIVCWRF
- a CDS encoding response regulator transcription factor — its product is MNGLQKVVIVEDDKVLLESYKYFFSNYTDYHLVKAFSNIEDLLIFIDTNNVDIIISDVNLPGLSGIEGLKRVKKINSDIKMILISIHEESSIVIDSIKNHADGYLIKPISEEELLKTLNLLEKGGIPLSENVTLKLVEELRFNKIKMFSERENEIASLLLNGNTYSSIAEKLFISASTVNYHIQKIYLKLNVNSKIEALKILRKLK